The Vicia villosa cultivar HV-30 ecotype Madison, WI linkage group LG1, Vvil1.0, whole genome shotgun sequence genome includes a region encoding these proteins:
- the LOC131614683 gene encoding LRR receptor-like serine/threonine-protein kinase ERL2, which yields MANQMIPSCFLLFLFCLMQTHIILAILDPTDFLALQSIRKSLEDMPGSDFFSSWDFTADPCNFSGVLCDSDKVIALNLGDPRAGAAGLTGRLDAAIGKLSSLAEFTVVPGRIYGTLPQTISNLKSLKFLAINRNFISGEIPAELGELRSLKTIDLSYNQLTGKIPPTVGSLPGLTNLILCHNRLSGSIPRFGSQALTRLDLKHNSLTGSLGPNSLPPSLQYLSLSWNQLTGSMDRVLTRLEQLNYLDLSLNQFTGTLPGRIFSFPLSNLQLQRNQFSGSVEPVDQVAIPTVDLSFNRLSGQISPMLASVQNLYLNNNRFSGRVPASFVERLLDASIQILYLQHNYLTGIEISPTAVIPERSSLCMQYNCMVPPVETPCPLRAGKQKTRPTTQCNQFKG from the coding sequence ATGGCGAACCAAATGATTCCTTCATGTTTTCTTCTGTTTTTGTTCTGTTTGATGCAAACACATATTATACTTGCTATTTTGGATCCAACTGATTTTCTAGCTTTGCAATCGATTCGGAAATCTctcgaagacatgcctggttctGATTTCTTTTCTTCATGGGATTTCACTGCTGATCCTTGTAACTTCTCCGGCGTTTTATGTGACTCCGATAAGGTTATCGCGCTCAACCTCGGTGATCCGAGAGCCGGTGCGGCCGGTTTAACGGGACGCCTCGACGCCGCCATTGGTAAACTCTCTTCTCTAGCTGAGTTTACCGTTGTTCCGGGAAGAATATACGGTACTCTGCCTCAAACCATTTCCAATTTAAAGAGCCTCAAGTTCCTTGCTATTAACAGAAACTTCATCTCCGGCGAGATTCCGGCGGAGTTAGGTGAGTTACGCAGTCTCAAAACTATTGATCTCAGTTACAACCAGCTCACCGGAAAAATTCCTCCGACGGTCGGATCATTACCGGGACTAACGAATCTCATCCTCTGCCATAACCGTCTCTCCGGTTCTATCCCTCGGTTCGGTTCTCAGGCCTTAACCCGGTTGGACCTAAAGCACAACTCTCTTACCGGTTCACTTGGTCCAAACTCTCTCCCTCCGTCGCTTCAGTATCTCTCCTTGTCATGGAATCAACTCACCGGCTCAATGGACCGGGTTCTAACCCGGCTCGAGCAGCTAAACTATTTAGACCTGAGTCTAAACCAGTTCACAGGAACCCTTCCCGGTCGGATATTTTCATTTCCACTAAGCAATCTCCAATTACAAAGAAACCAGTTCTCCGGTTCAGTTGAACCGGTGGATCAAGTTGCAATTCCGACCGTTGATCTCAGTTTCAACCGGTTATCCGGTCAGATATCACCAATGCTAGCTAGCGTGCAGAATCTTTACCTGAACAATAACCGGTTCTCCGGTCGGGTACCGGCTAGTTTTGTGGAGCGGTTATTGGATGCGAGTATACAGATATTGTATTTGCAGCATAACTATCTAACGGGAATTGAGATTAGTCCAACGGCTGTGATTCCAGAGAGAAGCTCACTGTGTATGCAGTATAATTGCATGGTCCCGCCCGTAGAGACTCCCTGCCCTTTGAGGGCTGGAAAACAGAAAACAAGACCTACTACACAGTGCAACCAGTTTAAAGGCTGA
- the LOC131643895 gene encoding LEC14B protein-like: protein MYDISGALYLDEMGYAMSRLDVESSECEGGNAIHESSSIGQSKRAFKSLDNEIAQITKLKSTPHQLLIHDGSGRKELPVSPVKMLAGREFNCSGRGRFSSADRCHLLSRYLPVNGPWLIDQMPSRAYVSQFSADGCLFVAGFQGNIIKIYNVDKGWKVQKNILTKSLRWTITDTSLSPDQRSLVYASMSPIVHIVNVGSSETESLANVTEIHDGLDFSSNDDGGYSFGIFSVKFSTDGRELVAGTSGDSLIVYDLEANKASLRILAHAADVNTVCFADETGHLIYSGSDDSFCKVWDRRCLNANGKPAGVLMGHLEGITFIDTRGDGRYFISNGKDQTIKLWDLRKISSNVTCNRGQRSFEWDYRWMDYPPQAKNLNHPCDQSVATYRGHSVLRTLVRCFFSPAFSTGQKYIYTGSHNACVYVYDLVTGAQVATLKHHKSPVRDCSWHPFQTMLVSSSWDGDVVKWESSGSSDVAASSVKKRAYKRHFFQDYL from the exons ATGTATGATATTTCTGGTGCGCTTTACCTTGACGAAATGGGTTATGCTATGAGTAGATTAGATGTGGAATCTAGTGAATGTGAAGGTGGAAATGCCATCCATGAAAGTTCTAGTATTGGACAAAGTAAAAGGGCGTTTAAAAGTTTAGACAATGAAATTGCTCAAATAACTAAGTTGAAATCAACACCTCATCAATTGTTAATACATGATGGATCTGGAAGGAAAGAGTTGCCTGTTTCCCCAGTGAAGATGCTGGCAGGTCGGGAGTTTAATTGTTCGGGGCGGGGAAGATTTTCTTCCGCTGATCGGTGTCATCTGTTGAGTAGATATTTGCCTGTAAATGGTCCTTGGCTTATCGACCAAATGCCTAGTCGAGCATATGTGTCTCAGTTTTCTGCTGATGGTTGTCTTTTTGTTGCTGGGTTCCAG ggaaatatcataaaaatatacAATGTGGATAAAGGTTGGAAAGTTCAAAAAAATATTCTAACCAAGAGTTTGAGATGGACAATCACTGATACTTCTCTTTCCCCTGATCAACGCAGTCTT GTTTATGCCAGCATGTCGCCCATTGTACACATTGTAAATGTTGGATCTTCAGAAACTGAGTCACTAGCAAATGTGACG GAGATCCATGATGGTTTAGATTTTTCATCAAATGATGATGGAGGCTACTCTTTTGGAATTTTCTCTGTGAAATTCTCGACAGATGGGAGGGAATTAGTAGCAGGAACTAGTGGTGATTCTTTAATTGTATACGATCTTGAAGCAAATAAGGCTTCGCTTCGAATTTTAGCACACGCG GCTGATGTAAATACTGTATGCTTTGCTGATGAAACCGGCCATCTTATTTACTCTGGAAGTGATGATAGTTTCTGCAAG GTCTGGGACCGGCGTTGCTTAAATGCTAATGGCAAGCCAGCAGGGGTTTTGATGGGGCACCTGGAGGGCATTACATTTATTGATACTCGTGGAGATGGACGCTATTTCATTTCTAACGGTAAAGATCAGACCATAAAACTTTGGGACTTACGCAAAATCTCGTCCAATGTTACCTG TAATCGTGGACAGAGAAGTTTTGAATGGGATTACAGGTGGATGGATTACCCGCCGCAAGCAAAAAACTTGAATCATCCTTGTGATCAGTCAGTTGCTACATATAGAGGACATTCAGTCTTACGCACTCTCGTCCGCTGCTTTTTCTCCCCAGCTTTTAG CACTGGCCAAAAGTACATCTATACCGGATCACACAACGCATGTGTTTATGTATATGATTTG GTGACTGGAGCACAAGTTGCAACACTGAAGCACCATAAATCACCTGTAAGAGATTGTAGTTGGCACCCCTTCCAGACTATGCTTGTAAGCTCTTCTTGGGACGGGGATGTTGTAAAATGGGAATCTTCTGGGAGCTCTGATGTAGCAGCCTCTTCGGTTAAGAAAAGGGCAtacaaaagacatttttttcaagatTACCTATGA